In the genome of Candidatus Zymogenaceae bacterium, the window TCACATGGGTGATGCGCTCGATCAGGGACCCCCGGGCGCCCCCTTTCCCCAGGGTCAGTTCGGACACCGCCACCCGTCCGACGCCCACCAGGTATTTTCGTCCCAGGTCTTTTGTGCGATAGGCCCAGATATCGTGAATGACATAATAGGCGTCGTCGTACGTCCCCAGGTAGATCATCACGTGCCCCGGCAGGCGAAGGATGCTCATTCCGGGCGGCGCGGTATCCAAAACGGCGTACTTTTCCGAAACAGGTGTGTCGGCGTCGAATTCGCCCAGGACCACCCCCACCTTCGACTGGGAGGTGGAGTTCCTGGGCAGGACGAAGCCGAACGCACTGAACACGTCCCGCACAAAGGCCGAGCAGTCCCAGTATCCCCACATGCCGCCCCAACCGTACCGCTCGCCCTGCATGGAAAAGGAAACCGCGATGACGTTTCGCCGGGTATAGGGGAGATACCCCGTATGTATGGATGCGTCCTTTTCGATGAAGCCCGTGGCGAACGCCAGGGAGCCGCCCTTCCCCCGGACCGGCACCCGCACCTCCCAGGCGCCTTCGGTCTCAGAAACCAACGGCACCCGGGACCCGAGACGCAGCCCGCCCAGGTACGTCCCCCGATCGGCCTTATGGCGAGAGAAAGTCGCTCCTTCGCCGTATACCGGGGCCATAGGTCCAACCACCACGAGGAACGGGTCCGCCGCCCCGTAGCTCGTCACCTCGTCCCGATCCCGGGCGATCCCGATATCACAGCTCTCCACCCAGCCCGATACATAGGGAGACACAATATACGACCAGCTTCCATCGGACGTCTCCCACATCACCGCCACCGGCGTCCCCCAGGAAAGCCGGCTCATCTGGAAGTAGTCGAACTGGTAATCATTCATCTCCTCCAGGGCCAGCTCTTCGGTGGGCAGCACCCGAACATCGGTTTCCCGAACGGTCATGCCCCAGACCACCGTCACCGACCCGGGCATGTCATCCAAGGCCATGAATTCTTTCATATCGGCGAAAAATTCAGGCGTGAGGGGAAAGTTATCATGGCCGATAAATCCGCCGCTTTCCGCCCAGTCTGAGAGCGGGGAGATCATCAGCAGCACTTCCCCACCGCTCTTCGTCTCGGAGAGCGAAAACACGTCGTTCAGGTAGACCTCCAATTCGAGGGCGCGCCGGTTGAACGCCTCTATCTCGGATGCGGACATCAGGACCACATCAAGATCGCCTGTTCGGTCTATCCAGAATTCGGGCGTTTCAAGCCGTTCCGTCACCGACGGCAGCGGCAGCTCGGCC includes:
- a CDS encoding SH3 domain-containing protein — its product is MRRNALVVVCALLILSGCAGFRSEVWMPAELPLPSVTERLETPEFWIDRTGDLDVVLMSASEIEAFNRRALELEVYLNDVFSLSETKSGGEVLLMISPLSDWAESGGFIGHDNFPLTPEFFADMKEFMALDDMPGSVTVVWGMTVRETDVRVLPTEELALEEMNDYQFDYFQMSRLSWGTPVAVMWETSDGSWSYIVSPYVSGWVESCDIGIARDRDEVTSYGAADPFLVVVGPMAPVYGEGATFSRHKADRGTYLGGLRLGSRVPLVSETEGAWEVRVPVRGKGGSLAFATGFIEKDASIHTGYLPYTRRNVIAVSFSMQGERYGWGGMWGYWDCSAFVRDVFSAFGFVLPRNSTSQSKVGVVLGEFDADTPVSEKYAVLDTAPPGMSILRLPGHVMIYLGTYDDAYYVIHDIWAYRTKDLGRKYLVGVGRVAVSELTLGKGGARGSLIERITHVILLTLPEDGTDPDSGGI